One window of Mastacembelus armatus chromosome 20, fMasArm1.2, whole genome shotgun sequence genomic DNA carries:
- the pcolce2b gene encoding procollagen C-endopeptidase enhancer 2b: MLFTPRGENRRRACSVSPTMWSTCSIFCAWNLLFLAEVLAQSQQRPTITCGGNITGESGVIGSQGYPGVYPPNTKCVWRITVPEGKLVVLSFRFLDLESDNLCRYDYVDVYSGHVNGQRLGRFCGTFKPGSLVSMSNKMLLQMVSDANTAGSGFLAVFSAAHPHERGDQYCGGRLERPSGTFKTPNWPEKDYPAGVTCSWHIVAPKNQIIEIKFEKFDVERDNYCRYDHVSIFNGAEINDAKRIGKYCGDSPPGPVFSDGNQLLIQFLSDLSLTADGFIGHYKFRPKKFPATTIPPTTTTQPVTTRPIPLKYSIALCQQKCKRQGTLQSNYCSSNFVITGTVITAVMKGGSMYATVSIINVYKEGSLAIQQAGKTMSTKIIILCKKCPFVKRGLNYIFMGHVDDEGRGKIAPHHFVMAFKTKNQRILNVLKNKQC; this comes from the exons ATGCTATTCACGCCACGGGGCGAAAACAGGCGACGTGCCTGCTCCGTTAGTCCAACAATGTGGAGTACATGCAGTATTTTTTGCGCATGGAATCTACTTTTTTTGGCTGAGGTCTTGGCGCAGTCTCAACAGAG ACCAACCATCACATGCGGTGGCAACATCACAGGGGAGTCTGGAGTCATCGGGAGCCAGGGGTACCCAGGAGTTTACCCTCCAAATAcgaagtgtgtgtggagaatCACA GTGCCAGAGGGAAAGCTGGTGGTCCTGTCGTTCCGCTTTCTTGATTTGGAGAGTGACAACCTGTGCCGCTATGACTACGTGGATGTTTACAGTGGACATGTCAACGGGCAGCGACTGGGACGCTTCTGTGGGACGTTCAAACCTGGATCCCTGGTGTCCATGAGCAACAAGATGCTCCTGCAGATGGTTTCTGATGCCAACACAGCTGGGAGTGGCTTCCTGGCTGTCTTCTCTGCTGCCCACCCACATGAGAGAG GAGATCAGTACTGCGGAGGCAGATTGGAGAGGCCCTCTGGGACTTTCAAAACACCGAATTGGCCTGAGAAGGACTATCCAGCTGGTGTCACCTGCTCCTGGCACATAGTGGCACCAAAGAACCAG atCATTGAAATAAAGTTTGAGAAGTTTGATGTGGAGCGAGATAACTACTGTCGCTATGATCATGTCTCCATTTTCAATGGGGCAGAAATAAATGATGCCAAGAGGATTGGAAAATACTGTGGAGACAGCCCCCCAGG accTGTGTTTTCTGATGGAAACCAGTTACTAATTCAGTTCCTGTCAGATCTCAGTCTAACCGCAGATGGCTTCATTGGACATTACAAGTTCAGACCAAAGAAATTCCCTGCCACCACAATACCACCCACCACTACCACTCAGCCGGTGACCACCAGACCCATAC ctctgAAGTACTCTATCGCCCTGTGccaacagaaatgcaaaagaCAAGGAACGCTTCAGAGCAATTACTGCTCCAGCAATTTTG TAATAACTGGGACTGTCATCACGGCGGTGATGAAAGGAGGAAGTATGTATGCCACTGTCTCTATCATCAACGTGTATAAAGAAGGCAGTCTGGCCATCCAGCAGGCTGGAAAGACCATGAGCACCAAGATCATTATCCTGTGCAAGAAGTGCCCATTTGTCAAAAGAG GTTTGAACTACATCTTCATGGGCCACGTGGATGACGAAGGCCGGGGCAAAATCGCCCCACATCACTTTGTTATGGCATTTAAGACAAAGAACCAGAGGATTCTGAATGTTCTAAAAAACAAGCAGTGCTGA
- the u2surp gene encoding U2 snRNP-associated SURP motif-containing protein isoform X1, translating to MADRAPGGSQKASAKALLESKLKSFSIGKMAVAKRTLSKKEQDEIKKKEDERAAAEIYEEFLAAFEGGGDGKVKAFVRGGIANATKEEAAADDKKGKLYKPKSRFETQTKSFLPLETPPQFLALDKRHPLKKSNEKEKKKSNLELFKEELKQIQEERDERHKMKGRVSRFEPLLGTQGRRSSDGSSRRNRPSSVLDDCAPGSHDVGDPSTTNLYLGNINPQMNEEMLCQEFGRYGPLASVKIMWPRTDEERARERNCGFVAFMNRRDAERALKNLNGKMIMNFEMKLGWGKGVPIPPHPIYIPPSMMEHTLPPPPSGLPFNAQPRERLKNPNAPLLPPPKNKDEFEKTLSQAIVKVVIPTERNLLSLIHRMIEFVVREGPMFEAMIMNREINNPMYRFLFENQSPAHVYYRWKLYSILQGEAPAKWRTDDFRMFKNGSFWRPPPLNPYLHGPYDDGEEEEEEEETNKKGCLKEDERDKLEEMLRGMTPRRGDIAEAMLFCLSHAEAAEEIVECITESLSILKTPLPKKIARLYLVSDVLYNSSAKVTNASYYRKYFETKLCQIFSDLNATYKTIQGHLQCENFKQRVMSCFRAWEDWAVYPDPFLIKLQNIFLGLVNISVEKEAAPIVVEPEPADDIDGAPIGEYVDGTPLEDVDGVPIDAGPIDGAPIDGTPLDDLDGVPIKPMEEDIDGIPLDQSKEATFKVAPSKWEAVDESELQAQAVTTSKWEIFEQPEETKKNEGDSDDDDRSPSLEDNQSYSNPIRDESDVKAKMSEMNEEKRTKLREIEVKVMKFQDELESGKRPKKLGQSIQEQVEHYRDKLLQKEKEKEKLEREKEKEKAEARLKDVKKEKDKEDTPTRKERKRRHSGSPSPTRSSSRRGRSSSPRSERSERSERSGRSYSKDISSRSSHKDSPRSSNKKSSKRSPSSPRTPKRSRRTRSRTPKKSAKKSRSKSRSPHRSHKKSKKSKH from the exons atgGCGGATCGAGCGCCTGGTGGCTCTCAAAAAGCTAGCGCTAAG GCGCTGCTCGAGAGCAAACTGAAGTCTTTCAGCATTGGCAAAATGGCAGTGGCAAAGAGGACATTAAGCAAAAAAGAACaagatgaaataaagaaaaag GAGGATGAGCGGGCTGCGGCAGAGATTTACGAAGAGTTTCTAGCTGCTTTTGAAGGAGGGGGGGATGGCAAAGTCAAGGCCTTTGTCCGTGGTGGTATTGCAAACGCAACAAAAG AggaagcagctgctgatgaCAAGAAAGGAAAGCTGTACAAGCCTAAGTCACGTTTTGAAACTCAAACAAAAAGTTTCTTGCCTTTAGAAACACCGCCTCAGTTTCTAGCATTAGACAAAAGACAT CCTTTGaagaaaagtaatgaaaaagaaaagaagaagagcaaCCTTGAGCTCTTCAAAGAAGAACTTAAACA AATACAGGAAGAAAGGGATGAAAGACACAAGATGAAAGGGCGTGTTAGTCGTTTTGAACCTCTCTTGGGAACACAAGGAAGACGGTCGT CGGATGGTTCTTCAAGAAGAAACCGTCCGTCCAGTG ttttGGATGATTGTGCGCCAGGTTCACATGACGTTGGAGACCCATCCACTACTAACTTGTATCTTGGAAACATCAATCCACAG ATGAATGAGGAGATGCTGTGTCAAGAGTTTGGCCGCTATGGCCCACTGGCCAGTGTGAAGATCATGTGGCCAAGAACAGATGAGGAGAGGGCTCGGGAGAGGAACTGTGGCTTTGTGGCCTTCATGAACAGGAGGGATGCTGAGCGAGCACTCAAGAATCTAAATG GAAAGATGATAATGAACTTTGAGATGAAATTAGGATGGGGCAAAGGTGTGCCCATTCCACCCCACCCCATCTACATCCCTCCTTCCATGATGGAGCACACACTTCCACCGCCTCCCTCTGGCCTTCCTTTCAACGCACAGCCCAGAGAGAGATTGAAAAACCCCAATGCTCCCCTGCTCCCCCCACCTAAAAATAAGGACGAGTTTGAGAAG ACTCTGTCGCAAGCCATAGTCAAAGTGGTTATCCCAACAGAAAg GAATTTGCTCTCTCTCATCCATCGAATGATCGAGTTTGTGGTGCGTGAAGGCCCAATGTTTGAAGCCATGATCATGAATAGAGAAATCAACAATCCCATGTACAG atttcTGTTTGAGAACCAGAGCCCAGCACATGTATACTACCGGTGGAAGCTCTACTCCATACTGCAG GGTGAAGCACCAGCCAAATGGCGAACAGATGACTTTAGGATGTTTAAAAATGGATCTTTTTGGCGTCCTCCTCCTCTTAATCCATACCTCCATGGGCCTTATGATGatggtgaagaagaggaagaagaggaggagaccAACAAGAAAGGCTGCTTGAAAGAAGA TGAGCGGGACAAACTTGAGGAGATGCTACGTGGTATGACTCCCAGGAGGGGAGACATAGCAGAAGCCATGCTATTTTGTCTCAGCCATGCTGAAGCTGCTGAAGAGATTGTGGAGTGTATTACAGAGTCCCTCTCCATCCTCAAGACCCCTCTTCCCAAGAAG ATTGCACGCTTATATCTTGTTTCTGATGTGCTGTACAACTCTTCTGCCAAAGTAACCAATGCGTCTTACTACAGAAAATA CTTTGAGACAAAGCTCTGCCAGATTTTCTCAGACCTTAATGCGACATACAAAACAATACAAGGCCACCTTCAGTGTGAGAACTTTAAG CAACGAGTGATGTCATGTTTCCGGGCATGGGAGGACTGGGCTGTGTATCCAGACCCCTTTCTTATCAAGCTGCAGAACATATTCCTGGGTCTCGTTAACATTTCTGTCGAGAAAGAGGCTGCTCCAATCGTTGTGGAG CCTGAGCCAGCAGATGATATTGATGGGGCTCCAATAGGGGAGTATGTAGATGGCACTCCTCTGGAGGACGTGGATGGGGTGCCAATTGATGCAGGACCCATTGATGGGGCCCCTATTGATGGAACTCCTCTGGATGACCTGGATGGTGTTCCTATCAAGCCCATGGAAGAAGACATCGATGGAATACCTT tggatCAGTCCAAGGAGGCAACCTTCAAGGTAGCACCCTCGAAATGGGAAGCAGTGGATGAGTCTGAGTTACAAGCTCAAG CTGTGACAACATCAAAATGGGAGATTTTCGAGCAACCAGAAGAAACAAAGAA GAACGAGGGggacagtgatgatgatgacaggaGCCCTTCCTTAGAAGATAATCAGAGCTACTCCAACCCCATTAGAGATGAGTCTGATGTTAAAGCCAAGATGTCTGAAATGAATGAGGAGAAACGTACCAAGCTCAGAGAGATAGAG GTTAAGGTCATGAAATTCCAGGATGAGCTGGAGTCTGGGAAAAGGCCAAAGAAGCTTGGCCAGAGTATTCAGGAGCAGGTGGAGCACTACAGGGACAAACTATTGCAAAAG gaaaaggaaaaagagaaacttgaacgagagaaagagaaggagaaagctGAGGCGCGGTTGAAAGAcgtgaagaaagaaaaagataaagagGACACACCAACCAGGAAAGAAAG GAAGCGGCGCCACAGTGGGTCACCTAGCCCAACACGGAGTAGCAGCAGACGAGGACGGTCATCCTCTCCCCGGTCAGAGCGTTCAGAAAGATCAGAACGATCTGGCCGGTCATACTCTAAAGACATATCGTCCCGCTCTTCACATAAAGATTCCCCTCGATCCAGCAACAAAAAGTCTTCCAAGAG ATCTCCCTCATCACCTCGCACACCCAAACGATCCAGGAGGACACGGTCCAGAACTCCCAAGAAATCAGCAAAGAAGTCCCGGTCCAAATCAAGATCTCCTCACCGGTCTCACAAAAAATCAAAGAAGAGCAAACACTga
- the u2surp gene encoding U2 snRNP-associated SURP motif-containing protein isoform X2 — translation MADRAPGGSQKASAKALLESKLKSFSIGKMAVAKRTLSKKEQDEIKKKEDERAAAEIYEEFLAAFEGGGDGKVKAFVRGGIANATKEEAAADDKKGKLYKPKSRFETQTKSFLPLETPPQFLALDKRHPLKKSNEKEKKKSNLELFKEELKQIQEERDERHKMKGRVSRFEPLLGTQGRRSFLDDCAPGSHDVGDPSTTNLYLGNINPQMNEEMLCQEFGRYGPLASVKIMWPRTDEERARERNCGFVAFMNRRDAERALKNLNGKMIMNFEMKLGWGKGVPIPPHPIYIPPSMMEHTLPPPPSGLPFNAQPRERLKNPNAPLLPPPKNKDEFEKTLSQAIVKVVIPTERNLLSLIHRMIEFVVREGPMFEAMIMNREINNPMYRFLFENQSPAHVYYRWKLYSILQGEAPAKWRTDDFRMFKNGSFWRPPPLNPYLHGPYDDGEEEEEEEETNKKGCLKEDERDKLEEMLRGMTPRRGDIAEAMLFCLSHAEAAEEIVECITESLSILKTPLPKKIARLYLVSDVLYNSSAKVTNASYYRKYFETKLCQIFSDLNATYKTIQGHLQCENFKQRVMSCFRAWEDWAVYPDPFLIKLQNIFLGLVNISVEKEAAPIVVEPEPADDIDGAPIGEYVDGTPLEDVDGVPIDAGPIDGAPIDGTPLDDLDGVPIKPMEEDIDGIPLDQSKEATFKVAPSKWEAVDESELQAQAVTTSKWEIFEQPEETKKNEGDSDDDDRSPSLEDNQSYSNPIRDESDVKAKMSEMNEEKRTKLREIEVKVMKFQDELESGKRPKKLGQSIQEQVEHYRDKLLQKEKEKEKLEREKEKEKAEARLKDVKKEKDKEDTPTRKERKRRHSGSPSPTRSSSRRGRSSSPRSERSERSERSGRSYSKDISSRSSHKDSPRSSNKKSSKRSPSSPRTPKRSRRTRSRTPKKSAKKSRSKSRSPHRSHKKSKKSKH, via the exons atgGCGGATCGAGCGCCTGGTGGCTCTCAAAAAGCTAGCGCTAAG GCGCTGCTCGAGAGCAAACTGAAGTCTTTCAGCATTGGCAAAATGGCAGTGGCAAAGAGGACATTAAGCAAAAAAGAACaagatgaaataaagaaaaag GAGGATGAGCGGGCTGCGGCAGAGATTTACGAAGAGTTTCTAGCTGCTTTTGAAGGAGGGGGGGATGGCAAAGTCAAGGCCTTTGTCCGTGGTGGTATTGCAAACGCAACAAAAG AggaagcagctgctgatgaCAAGAAAGGAAAGCTGTACAAGCCTAAGTCACGTTTTGAAACTCAAACAAAAAGTTTCTTGCCTTTAGAAACACCGCCTCAGTTTCTAGCATTAGACAAAAGACAT CCTTTGaagaaaagtaatgaaaaagaaaagaagaagagcaaCCTTGAGCTCTTCAAAGAAGAACTTAAACA AATACAGGAAGAAAGGGATGAAAGACACAAGATGAAAGGGCGTGTTAGTCGTTTTGAACCTCTCTTGGGAACACAAGGAAGACGGTCGT ttttGGATGATTGTGCGCCAGGTTCACATGACGTTGGAGACCCATCCACTACTAACTTGTATCTTGGAAACATCAATCCACAG ATGAATGAGGAGATGCTGTGTCAAGAGTTTGGCCGCTATGGCCCACTGGCCAGTGTGAAGATCATGTGGCCAAGAACAGATGAGGAGAGGGCTCGGGAGAGGAACTGTGGCTTTGTGGCCTTCATGAACAGGAGGGATGCTGAGCGAGCACTCAAGAATCTAAATG GAAAGATGATAATGAACTTTGAGATGAAATTAGGATGGGGCAAAGGTGTGCCCATTCCACCCCACCCCATCTACATCCCTCCTTCCATGATGGAGCACACACTTCCACCGCCTCCCTCTGGCCTTCCTTTCAACGCACAGCCCAGAGAGAGATTGAAAAACCCCAATGCTCCCCTGCTCCCCCCACCTAAAAATAAGGACGAGTTTGAGAAG ACTCTGTCGCAAGCCATAGTCAAAGTGGTTATCCCAACAGAAAg GAATTTGCTCTCTCTCATCCATCGAATGATCGAGTTTGTGGTGCGTGAAGGCCCAATGTTTGAAGCCATGATCATGAATAGAGAAATCAACAATCCCATGTACAG atttcTGTTTGAGAACCAGAGCCCAGCACATGTATACTACCGGTGGAAGCTCTACTCCATACTGCAG GGTGAAGCACCAGCCAAATGGCGAACAGATGACTTTAGGATGTTTAAAAATGGATCTTTTTGGCGTCCTCCTCCTCTTAATCCATACCTCCATGGGCCTTATGATGatggtgaagaagaggaagaagaggaggagaccAACAAGAAAGGCTGCTTGAAAGAAGA TGAGCGGGACAAACTTGAGGAGATGCTACGTGGTATGACTCCCAGGAGGGGAGACATAGCAGAAGCCATGCTATTTTGTCTCAGCCATGCTGAAGCTGCTGAAGAGATTGTGGAGTGTATTACAGAGTCCCTCTCCATCCTCAAGACCCCTCTTCCCAAGAAG ATTGCACGCTTATATCTTGTTTCTGATGTGCTGTACAACTCTTCTGCCAAAGTAACCAATGCGTCTTACTACAGAAAATA CTTTGAGACAAAGCTCTGCCAGATTTTCTCAGACCTTAATGCGACATACAAAACAATACAAGGCCACCTTCAGTGTGAGAACTTTAAG CAACGAGTGATGTCATGTTTCCGGGCATGGGAGGACTGGGCTGTGTATCCAGACCCCTTTCTTATCAAGCTGCAGAACATATTCCTGGGTCTCGTTAACATTTCTGTCGAGAAAGAGGCTGCTCCAATCGTTGTGGAG CCTGAGCCAGCAGATGATATTGATGGGGCTCCAATAGGGGAGTATGTAGATGGCACTCCTCTGGAGGACGTGGATGGGGTGCCAATTGATGCAGGACCCATTGATGGGGCCCCTATTGATGGAACTCCTCTGGATGACCTGGATGGTGTTCCTATCAAGCCCATGGAAGAAGACATCGATGGAATACCTT tggatCAGTCCAAGGAGGCAACCTTCAAGGTAGCACCCTCGAAATGGGAAGCAGTGGATGAGTCTGAGTTACAAGCTCAAG CTGTGACAACATCAAAATGGGAGATTTTCGAGCAACCAGAAGAAACAAAGAA GAACGAGGGggacagtgatgatgatgacaggaGCCCTTCCTTAGAAGATAATCAGAGCTACTCCAACCCCATTAGAGATGAGTCTGATGTTAAAGCCAAGATGTCTGAAATGAATGAGGAGAAACGTACCAAGCTCAGAGAGATAGAG GTTAAGGTCATGAAATTCCAGGATGAGCTGGAGTCTGGGAAAAGGCCAAAGAAGCTTGGCCAGAGTATTCAGGAGCAGGTGGAGCACTACAGGGACAAACTATTGCAAAAG gaaaaggaaaaagagaaacttgaacgagagaaagagaaggagaaagctGAGGCGCGGTTGAAAGAcgtgaagaaagaaaaagataaagagGACACACCAACCAGGAAAGAAAG GAAGCGGCGCCACAGTGGGTCACCTAGCCCAACACGGAGTAGCAGCAGACGAGGACGGTCATCCTCTCCCCGGTCAGAGCGTTCAGAAAGATCAGAACGATCTGGCCGGTCATACTCTAAAGACATATCGTCCCGCTCTTCACATAAAGATTCCCCTCGATCCAGCAACAAAAAGTCTTCCAAGAG ATCTCCCTCATCACCTCGCACACCCAAACGATCCAGGAGGACACGGTCCAGAACTCCCAAGAAATCAGCAAAGAAGTCCCGGTCCAAATCAAGATCTCCTCACCGGTCTCACAAAAAATCAAAGAAGAGCAAACACTga
- the u2surp gene encoding U2 snRNP-associated SURP motif-containing protein isoform X3, translating to MLPCSPHLKIRTSLRRNLLSLIHRMIEFVVREGPMFEAMIMNREINNPMYRFLFENQSPAHVYYRWKLYSILQGEAPAKWRTDDFRMFKNGSFWRPPPLNPYLHGPYDDGEEEEEEEETNKKGCLKEDERDKLEEMLRGMTPRRGDIAEAMLFCLSHAEAAEEIVECITESLSILKTPLPKKIARLYLVSDVLYNSSAKVTNASYYRKYFETKLCQIFSDLNATYKTIQGHLQCENFKQRVMSCFRAWEDWAVYPDPFLIKLQNIFLGLVNISVEKEAAPIVVEPEPADDIDGAPIGEYVDGTPLEDVDGVPIDAGPIDGAPIDGTPLDDLDGVPIKPMEEDIDGIPLDQSKEATFKVAPSKWEAVDESELQAQAVTTSKWEIFEQPEETKKNEGDSDDDDRSPSLEDNQSYSNPIRDESDVKAKMSEMNEEKRTKLREIEVKVMKFQDELESGKRPKKLGQSIQEQVEHYRDKLLQKEKEKEKLEREKEKEKAEARLKDVKKEKDKEDTPTRKERKRRHSGSPSPTRSSSRRGRSSSPRSERSERSERSGRSYSKDISSRSSHKDSPRSSNKKSSKRSPSSPRTPKRSRRTRSRTPKKSAKKSRSKSRSPHRSHKKSKKSKH from the exons ATGCTCCCCTGCTCCCCCCACCTAAAAATAAGGACGAGTTTGAGAAG GAATTTGCTCTCTCTCATCCATCGAATGATCGAGTTTGTGGTGCGTGAAGGCCCAATGTTTGAAGCCATGATCATGAATAGAGAAATCAACAATCCCATGTACAG atttcTGTTTGAGAACCAGAGCCCAGCACATGTATACTACCGGTGGAAGCTCTACTCCATACTGCAG GGTGAAGCACCAGCCAAATGGCGAACAGATGACTTTAGGATGTTTAAAAATGGATCTTTTTGGCGTCCTCCTCCTCTTAATCCATACCTCCATGGGCCTTATGATGatggtgaagaagaggaagaagaggaggagaccAACAAGAAAGGCTGCTTGAAAGAAGA TGAGCGGGACAAACTTGAGGAGATGCTACGTGGTATGACTCCCAGGAGGGGAGACATAGCAGAAGCCATGCTATTTTGTCTCAGCCATGCTGAAGCTGCTGAAGAGATTGTGGAGTGTATTACAGAGTCCCTCTCCATCCTCAAGACCCCTCTTCCCAAGAAG ATTGCACGCTTATATCTTGTTTCTGATGTGCTGTACAACTCTTCTGCCAAAGTAACCAATGCGTCTTACTACAGAAAATA CTTTGAGACAAAGCTCTGCCAGATTTTCTCAGACCTTAATGCGACATACAAAACAATACAAGGCCACCTTCAGTGTGAGAACTTTAAG CAACGAGTGATGTCATGTTTCCGGGCATGGGAGGACTGGGCTGTGTATCCAGACCCCTTTCTTATCAAGCTGCAGAACATATTCCTGGGTCTCGTTAACATTTCTGTCGAGAAAGAGGCTGCTCCAATCGTTGTGGAG CCTGAGCCAGCAGATGATATTGATGGGGCTCCAATAGGGGAGTATGTAGATGGCACTCCTCTGGAGGACGTGGATGGGGTGCCAATTGATGCAGGACCCATTGATGGGGCCCCTATTGATGGAACTCCTCTGGATGACCTGGATGGTGTTCCTATCAAGCCCATGGAAGAAGACATCGATGGAATACCTT tggatCAGTCCAAGGAGGCAACCTTCAAGGTAGCACCCTCGAAATGGGAAGCAGTGGATGAGTCTGAGTTACAAGCTCAAG CTGTGACAACATCAAAATGGGAGATTTTCGAGCAACCAGAAGAAACAAAGAA GAACGAGGGggacagtgatgatgatgacaggaGCCCTTCCTTAGAAGATAATCAGAGCTACTCCAACCCCATTAGAGATGAGTCTGATGTTAAAGCCAAGATGTCTGAAATGAATGAGGAGAAACGTACCAAGCTCAGAGAGATAGAG GTTAAGGTCATGAAATTCCAGGATGAGCTGGAGTCTGGGAAAAGGCCAAAGAAGCTTGGCCAGAGTATTCAGGAGCAGGTGGAGCACTACAGGGACAAACTATTGCAAAAG gaaaaggaaaaagagaaacttgaacgagagaaagagaaggagaaagctGAGGCGCGGTTGAAAGAcgtgaagaaagaaaaagataaagagGACACACCAACCAGGAAAGAAAG GAAGCGGCGCCACAGTGGGTCACCTAGCCCAACACGGAGTAGCAGCAGACGAGGACGGTCATCCTCTCCCCGGTCAGAGCGTTCAGAAAGATCAGAACGATCTGGCCGGTCATACTCTAAAGACATATCGTCCCGCTCTTCACATAAAGATTCCCCTCGATCCAGCAACAAAAAGTCTTCCAAGAG ATCTCCCTCATCACCTCGCACACCCAAACGATCCAGGAGGACACGGTCCAGAACTCCCAAGAAATCAGCAAAGAAGTCCCGGTCCAAATCAAGATCTCCTCACCGGTCTCACAAAAAATCAAAGAAGAGCAAACACTga
- the ackr4b gene encoding atypical chemokine receptor 4b, which yields MEDFYYEDEDYTLNISYLYDYSICDKEEVRSFGSVFLPVIYAVALLVGLAGNGLVVAVYTSRLRLRTLTDVCILNLAISDILLLFTLPFWAADAVHGWMLGAAACKLTSFLYSTNFSCGMLLLACISVDRYRAVVLNPTGRTGTGPKIRRQRLLVCVALWAAAIFLGIPELIFSTVKHSYHRMSCTAIYPVTMARPAKASLELLEVILRFLLPFLVMVVCYCCVWRVLSQAVGVRRDRKWRALRVLLAVVAVFLLTQLPYNVVKLCRAMDIIYILVTDCEVSKGLDHAIQITESLALSHACINPVLYAFIGSSFRAHVLKVAKRLGQRFGHSRHVNEEPAMEIALNTHTNRQSQSGSEDQDTTTFTI from the coding sequence atggaagatttcTATTATGAGGATGAGGACTACACCTTGAATATCAGTTACCTTTATGATTACAGTATCTGTGACAAAGAGGAAGTGCGCTCATTTGGCAGTGTCTTCCTCCCAGTCATCTATGCCGTGGCTCTGTTGGTGGGTCTGGCTGGGAATGGCCTGGTAGTGGCAGTCTACACATCACGGTTACGACTACGAACCCTGACAGATGTGTGCATCCTTAACCTTGCCATTTCGGACATATTGCTTCTCTTCACGCTGCCATTCTGGGCAGCTGATGCAGTCCATGGCTGGATGTTGGGGGCAGCAGCATGCAAGCTCACCTCTTTCCTCTACAGTACCAACTTCAGCTGTGGCATGCTGCTCTTAGCATGCATCAGTGTAGATCGCTACCGCGCTGTGGTCCTAAATCCAACAGGAAGGACTGGTACAGGTCCTAAGATAAGGAGACAGCGGCTCCTGGTATGTGTGGCATTATGGGCTGCTGCCATTTTTCTTGGCATTCCCGAATTGATCTTTTCCACAGTCAAGCATTCCTATCATAGGATGAGCTGTACAGCCATATACCCAGTCACCATGGCCCGCCCTGCAAAGGCTTCCCTAGAGCTGCTGGAGGTGATCCTTCGATTCCTGCTACCCTTCTTGGTCATGGTGGTGTGCTACTGTTGCGTATGGCGGGTGCTGAGCCAGGCAGTTGGTGTGCGGAGAGACCGGAAGTGGCGCGCCCTGCGGGTCCTGCTGGCTGTGGTGGCTGTATTCTTGCTCACCCAGCTGCCCTACAATGTGGTCAAGCTGTGCCGAGCAATGGATATCATTTACATCCTTGTGACTGACTGTGAAGTCAGCAAGGGCCTGGATCATGCTATTCAAATAACAGAGAGCTTAGCCTTGAGCCATGCCTGCATTAACCCTGTGCTCTACGCCTTCATCGGATCATCCTTCAGGGCACATGTTCTCAAGGTTGCCAAGCGCCTTGGACAGCGATTTGGACATTCAAGACATGTCAACGAAGAGCCAGCAATGGAGATTGCACTCAACACACATACCAATCGGCAATCCCAGTCTGGTTCAGAAGACCAGGACACCACCACCTTTACTATTTAA